In Legionella cincinnatiensis, the DNA window GTGTTACCACAAAACCACCAAAGATGTTAATTGAGGTAATAAATATTGCTAAACCACCTATCCAGGTTATTTTTCCCACGAATTGGCTTCCAGCAGCAATGAGGGCACCTAAAACAATAATACTGGATATTGCATTGGTTACCGACATTAAAGGGGTATGGAGTGCTGGGGTAACTTTCCAAACTACGTAATATCCGACAAAACAGGCTAATACAAAAATAGTGAGTATCGCAATATAAGGGTTTCCTAAGGTATTCATCTCATG includes these proteins:
- a CDS encoding proton-translocating transhydrogenase family protein; this encodes MHEMNTLGNPYIAILTIFVLACFVGYYVVWKVTPALHTPLMSVTNAISSIIVLGALIAAGSQFVGKITWIGGLAIFITSINIFGGFVVTQRMLRMYKK